From the Haloarcula sp. H-GB4 genome, one window contains:
- a CDS encoding alcohol dehydrogenase codes for MQAAVVPEPGADFEVVERDVPEPDPGEVRVSVDACGICHSDVYAKEGTNPVVSYPRVPGHEVAGHVDAVGDAVDAWDVGDRVGVGWHGGHCSTCDQCRQGNFLQCENGEITGLSYDGGYAEYMTAPSEALAKIPESLDAAAAAPLLCAGVTTFNALRNSDASVGDLVAVQGVGGLGHLGIQYAHAAGFETAAISRTPEKESLAKDLGADHFINAAETDAGQRLQELGGADVVLATAPSSDAISSIVSGIGVDGSVVVVGVPGEPVGVSAQQLVQNRGAVEGWASGHARDSQDTLEFSSLRDISPEIETYPLEDVSEAYGRMIDNEARFRAVLEL; via the coding sequence ATGCAAGCGGCGGTCGTGCCCGAGCCAGGGGCTGACTTCGAGGTCGTCGAACGAGACGTGCCCGAGCCGGACCCCGGCGAGGTGCGGGTTTCGGTCGACGCCTGTGGCATCTGTCACAGCGACGTGTACGCAAAAGAGGGGACCAACCCGGTTGTCTCCTATCCACGGGTTCCCGGTCACGAGGTGGCAGGCCACGTGGACGCCGTTGGCGACGCTGTTGACGCCTGGGACGTGGGCGACAGAGTCGGCGTCGGCTGGCACGGCGGCCACTGTTCGACGTGTGACCAGTGTCGACAGGGGAACTTCCTCCAGTGTGAGAACGGCGAAATTACCGGACTGAGCTACGACGGCGGGTACGCCGAGTACATGACCGCACCGTCGGAGGCGCTCGCGAAGATTCCGGAGTCACTCGATGCGGCGGCCGCGGCGCCGCTGCTTTGTGCGGGCGTGACGACGTTCAATGCGCTCCGGAACAGCGATGCGAGCGTCGGAGACCTCGTCGCCGTACAGGGCGTCGGCGGCCTCGGTCACCTCGGCATCCAGTATGCACACGCGGCCGGCTTCGAGACGGCCGCTATCTCCCGAACGCCGGAGAAAGAATCGCTGGCGAAAGACCTGGGAGCCGACCACTTCATCAACGCGGCGGAGACAGATGCTGGTCAGCGACTACAGGAACTCGGTGGGGCCGACGTGGTGCTGGCGACGGCACCGTCAAGTGACGCCATCAGTTCTATCGTCAGCGGCATCGGTGTCGACGGCTCTGTCGTGGTTGTGGGCGTCCCCGGTGAGCCGGTGGGCGTGAGCGCACAGCAACTCGTCCAGAACCGGGGCGCTGTTGAGGGCTGGGCCTCCGGACACGCCCGTGACTCACAGGACACGCTGGAGTTCAGTTCGCTCCGCGACATCTCTCCTGAGATAGAGACCTACCCGCTTGAAGATGTCAGCGAGGCTTATGGACGGATGATCGACAACGAAGCGCGATTCCGGGCCGTGCTGGAACTGTAA
- a CDS encoding Nramp family divalent metal transporter, translating to MSEEKPTEQSDVAEETESETSEVYASRKEQRYPISSYTPVAYDNLEVAPESDDHPDTGTGGRFRELSLPKVPKLRHVVGPSAIMLGASLGSGETLFWPNLVASYGWGLYWLFLVAVCLHFVINTEIQRWTLATGESVFRAFERVHPVLPLAMLIGGFVSLGWPGWAASAAQIGAQGLSLGTYEFAGVNIVGWRLFGIGLMVFIWVTYQVTPLMYNVVESLQLILVALSIAFTLLLFVLIGSVDVLVSVPGSLTEVGDYSPVGTIAVLVGALAYAGAGGYLNLSQSLWIREKGYGMGRYQGRIKNPFAGDDPETVHEDGFTFTPDTQNLKRWRGWWRVTQLEHLLTFLLGLLLVTTMLVVIAVSQAPGATSDAVDMWLIEIAPSVGGFTTSVIYVTLFLALFTTEYAIIESFVRNSSDIIYELYGREAGWSLPRLFWGLLTVFCGWGILILILPISIDDPFGLLVVGASMSGLLMWPYIVIVQLVNTVRLPEHTMPGWGRIVAMWVAAAFFGYFSVLLIGTGLATRLGLQAFAVQTAVLGSGLGGYVLWVIYLLVQVYTMYRVGRAKVAADGTVTDAATAKGWFS from the coding sequence ATGTCAGAGGAAAAGCCGACGGAACAGTCGGACGTAGCGGAAGAGACGGAGTCAGAGACATCGGAGGTGTACGCTTCTCGCAAAGAGCAACGGTATCCAATCTCGTCGTACACCCCGGTCGCGTACGACAACCTCGAGGTAGCACCGGAGAGCGACGACCATCCGGACACGGGCACCGGCGGGCGGTTCAGAGAACTCTCGTTGCCGAAAGTACCGAAGCTCCGCCACGTCGTCGGTCCCAGCGCGATCATGCTTGGGGCGTCGCTCGGCAGCGGTGAGACGCTGTTCTGGCCGAATCTGGTCGCCAGCTACGGGTGGGGACTGTACTGGCTGTTCCTCGTGGCTGTCTGTCTCCACTTCGTCATCAACACGGAGATACAGCGGTGGACACTCGCGACCGGTGAGAGCGTGTTTCGAGCGTTCGAGCGAGTCCACCCGGTCCTCCCACTAGCCATGCTCATAGGCGGGTTTGTCAGTCTCGGCTGGCCGGGGTGGGCCGCAAGCGCCGCGCAAATCGGTGCTCAGGGCCTCTCCCTCGGCACCTATGAATTTGCCGGCGTCAACATCGTTGGCTGGCGACTGTTTGGCATCGGGCTCATGGTGTTCATCTGGGTTACCTACCAGGTGACGCCGCTGATGTACAACGTCGTCGAGAGCCTCCAGCTAATCCTGGTAGCGCTGTCTATTGCGTTCACACTGCTGCTATTCGTTCTCATCGGATCGGTGGACGTGCTGGTCAGCGTCCCAGGGAGTCTGACTGAGGTGGGCGACTACTCACCGGTCGGGACTATCGCCGTGCTGGTTGGAGCGCTGGCCTACGCCGGCGCTGGCGGCTACCTCAACCTCTCACAGAGCCTCTGGATACGGGAGAAGGGCTACGGAATGGGCCGGTATCAGGGCCGGATCAAGAACCCCTTCGCCGGCGACGACCCTGAGACAGTCCACGAGGACGGGTTCACGTTCACTCCGGATACGCAGAACCTCAAACGGTGGCGCGGCTGGTGGCGCGTGACACAGCTCGAACACCTGTTGACCTTCCTACTGGGCCTCCTGCTGGTCACGACGATGCTGGTCGTCATCGCGGTGTCACAGGCACCGGGCGCGACGAGCGACGCGGTCGATATGTGGCTGATTGAGATTGCGCCGTCGGTCGGCGGGTTCACGACGAGCGTCATCTACGTCACGCTGTTTCTCGCCCTGTTCACGACCGAATACGCGATTATCGAGTCGTTCGTCCGGAACAGCTCCGACATCATCTACGAGCTGTACGGGCGGGAGGCGGGCTGGAGCCTGCCGCGGTTGTTCTGGGGACTGCTGACCGTCTTCTGTGGCTGGGGGATTCTCATTCTCATCCTTCCGATATCGATAGACGACCCCTTCGGGCTGCTCGTCGTCGGAGCGTCGATGTCCGGTCTGTTGATGTGGCCGTATATCGTTATCGTCCAACTCGTCAATACAGTCCGGCTCCCGGAGCACACAATGCCGGGCTGGGGTCGGATCGTCGCAATGTGGGTCGCCGCCGCGTTTTTCGGCTATTTCAGCGTCCTCCTGATTGGAACTGGGCTGGCGACACGACTGGGGCTGCAGGCGTTTGCCGTCCAGACGGCCGTACTCGGGAGCGGACTGGGCGGGTACGTGCTCTGGGTGATATACCTGCTGGTGCAGGTGTATACGATGTACCGAGTGGGGCGTGCAAAAGTCGCGGCGGACGGAACAGTCACTGACGCAGCCACTGCGAAAGGGTGGTTTTCGTGA
- a CDS encoding aldo/keto reductase, translating to MPMLGLGTWQNEDAEQCAESVRTALEAGYRHIDTAQAYDNESAVGDGIAAADVDRDDIFLATKVWISNLSHDDVIETTEESLDKLGVDSVDLLYVHWAAGEYEPEETLPAFDELVDRGLIDNIGVSNFEPHHVETAMDVLDAPVFANQVETHPFLQQAELREHAAEQDYELVAYSPLARGEVFGHDVIEAIADDHDASEAQVSLAWLREKGVTAIPKATSEAHITDNLASLDLSLTDAEIDSIDNIDTVDRRVDPDFGPAAWD from the coding sequence ATGCCGATGCTCGGTCTCGGTACCTGGCAGAATGAAGACGCAGAACAGTGCGCCGAGAGCGTTCGGACGGCGCTGGAAGCCGGCTACCGACATATTGACACCGCGCAGGCCTACGACAACGAAAGCGCAGTCGGCGACGGTATCGCCGCGGCTGACGTGGATCGTGACGATATTTTCCTAGCGACGAAGGTCTGGATTTCGAATCTCTCACACGACGACGTGATCGAAACGACCGAAGAGAGTCTCGACAAACTCGGCGTGGATTCGGTGGACCTGCTGTACGTCCACTGGGCGGCGGGCGAGTACGAGCCCGAGGAGACGCTTCCTGCGTTCGACGAACTCGTTGACCGCGGCCTGATCGACAACATCGGCGTCTCGAACTTTGAACCGCATCACGTCGAAACGGCGATGGACGTGCTCGATGCACCGGTGTTCGCAAATCAGGTCGAAACGCACCCGTTCCTCCAGCAGGCAGAACTGCGCGAGCACGCGGCCGAACAGGACTACGAACTGGTCGCGTACTCCCCGCTGGCACGCGGTGAGGTGTTCGGTCACGACGTCATCGAAGCCATCGCCGACGACCACGACGCCAGCGAAGCGCAGGTCAGCCTCGCGTGGCTCCGTGAGAAGGGTGTGACAGCGATTCCGAAGGCCACGAGTGAAGCCCACATTACGGACAATCTGGCGAGCCTTGACCTGTCGCTGACGGACGCCGAAATCGACAGTATCGACAATATCGATACTGTTGACCGACGTGTTGACCCGGACTTCGGGCCGGCCGCGTGGGACTGA
- a CDS encoding metallophosphoesterase: protein MDRTADDRVYYVISDLHIGGDEQLEEVEFLDELLDFLSRLETTEENVELLINGDAFGLWEFTGMSGLEKFDVLEETYPSLFEQLRKTGENIQITLIPGNHDHDLAAYDEYVERFAAYNVTLVQSKSITRPVGDQAIHFEHGNQQDPNNRIEDWGDTNVTPLGYYYNTLVTSRAGQLSDRGRYNWLKDVQAVTPTERVPVWMLSKYFYREMNPLLRYALVPFLLLFNISAILAILAALNLLGVWSAPVETTTSFLGQFGTVGTAIWMLLVVNASLAGLLLLVGIPLYLLRRDIKKTINRFGVFETDLTVDTQTTYTEAAQKIFEQEDDVVVFCYGHTHRPSVQSVDGGLVVNTGTWLKRLHRRDGVIGLLPPVFYPSYQLCAVRITAEAGQVIVDYEEVQKPSPSPEELTLTERLLTLGRTPNPELPERAVVETEQSKPVPEPAE, encoded by the coding sequence ATGGACCGCACCGCCGACGACCGCGTCTATTACGTCATCAGCGACCTCCATATCGGCGGCGACGAACAGCTAGAGGAGGTGGAGTTTCTCGATGAACTGCTTGATTTTCTATCGCGGCTGGAGACCACTGAGGAGAACGTCGAGCTACTCATTAACGGCGACGCGTTCGGGCTGTGGGAATTCACCGGGATGTCGGGACTAGAGAAGTTCGACGTCCTCGAGGAGACCTATCCGTCGCTGTTCGAGCAGCTGCGAAAGACCGGCGAAAACATCCAGATTACCCTGATACCGGGCAATCACGACCACGACCTCGCAGCCTACGACGAGTACGTGGAGCGGTTCGCGGCGTACAACGTCACGCTCGTTCAGTCGAAGTCGATTACCCGTCCGGTGGGGGACCAGGCCATCCACTTCGAACACGGCAATCAACAGGACCCGAACAACCGTATCGAAGACTGGGGCGATACCAATGTGACGCCGCTCGGTTATTACTACAACACGCTCGTGACGAGCCGGGCCGGCCAGCTCTCGGACCGGGGTCGGTACAACTGGCTCAAGGACGTACAGGCGGTGACGCCGACGGAACGGGTCCCAGTGTGGATGCTCTCGAAGTATTTCTACCGGGAGATGAACCCGCTGTTGCGGTACGCACTTGTCCCGTTCCTGTTGCTGTTCAACATTAGCGCTATCTTGGCGATCCTGGCAGCGCTGAATCTTCTCGGTGTCTGGTCCGCGCCGGTGGAAACGACCACATCGTTTCTGGGTCAGTTCGGCACCGTCGGGACCGCCATCTGGATGCTGCTCGTAGTGAACGCGTCGCTGGCCGGGCTCCTGTTGCTCGTGGGCATCCCACTGTATCTCCTGCGGCGGGACATCAAGAAGACAATCAACCGCTTTGGCGTCTTCGAGACAGACCTCACGGTCGATACCCAGACGACGTACACGGAAGCCGCGCAGAAAATATTCGAACAGGAAGACGACGTGGTCGTCTTCTGCTACGGTCACACACACCGACCGAGTGTGCAGTCAGTCGACGGTGGTCTGGTCGTTAACACCGGGACCTGGCTCAAACGGCTCCACCGGCGGGATGGTGTCATCGGGCTGCTCCCCCCGGTGTTTTATCCCTCCTACCAGCTCTGTGCAGTGCGCATCACCGCCGAGGCGGGGCAGGTAATCGTCGACTACGAGGAAGTCCAGAAACCAAGCCCTAGCCCGGAGGAGTTGACACTCACCGAGCGCCTGCTGACGCTCGGTCGGACACCGAACCCCGAACTTCCGGAGCGTGCAGTCGTGGAAACTGAGCAGTCGAAGCCTGTGCCGGAGCCGGCCGAGTAA
- a CDS encoding LLM class oxidoreductase: MTAVDHANAGYRRLYEQDGLSFGLGFPLTGETESTPDIDAELRLASHAEAVGFDALWARDVPTYWPRFGDAGGAFDPWSLLSHVAAHTESVTLGTSSIVLPLRHPLHVAKSAASVDRLSDGRLVLGVASGDRDPEYPAFNVDPENRGQLVRESVDALRALWREEYPTLDGSWGHLDGELDILPKPTTDTLPLFPTGNARQSTEWIAENGDGWIFYHLPESTLESYLDTWRSHAPEKPFTIALQVEFAADPTAEPEPLHQGFRAGVEWFREYFQRLEDYGLDHVIVGIRAAEPQAAMTTFASEIIEEL; this comes from the coding sequence ATGACTGCTGTGGACCACGCGAACGCCGGCTATCGGCGATTGTACGAGCAGGACGGGCTCTCGTTCGGGCTCGGATTTCCGCTCACAGGCGAAACGGAGTCGACGCCGGATATCGACGCGGAACTCCGGCTCGCAAGCCACGCCGAAGCAGTCGGCTTCGACGCGCTCTGGGCGCGAGACGTGCCGACGTACTGGCCGCGGTTCGGGGACGCCGGCGGGGCCTTCGACCCGTGGTCGCTGTTGTCCCACGTCGCTGCTCACACCGAGTCGGTCACACTCGGCACATCAAGCATTGTCCTCCCGTTGCGCCACCCGCTCCATGTGGCGAAATCGGCCGCATCTGTCGACCGGCTCTCCGACGGGCGTCTCGTGCTTGGTGTTGCCTCGGGCGACCGTGACCCGGAGTATCCGGCGTTCAATGTCGACCCCGAGAACCGGGGCCAACTGGTGCGTGAAAGCGTCGACGCACTCCGTGCGCTCTGGCGAGAGGAGTACCCGACGCTCGATGGTTCCTGGGGCCACCTCGACGGCGAACTGGATATCCTCCCGAAGCCGACGACGGACACGCTCCCGCTGTTTCCGACGGGGAACGCCAGACAGTCGACGGAGTGGATCGCAGAGAACGGCGACGGTTGGATATTCTATCACCTCCCCGAATCGACGCTGGAGTCGTACCTCGACACGTGGCGGAGTCACGCTCCCGAGAAACCGTTCACGATTGCCCTTCAAGTCGAGTTCGCTGCTGATCCCACAGCCGAACCCGAACCGCTCCATCAGGGGTTTCGGGCCGGCGTCGAGTGGTTCCGAGAATACTTCCAACGGCTCGAAGACTACGGCCTTGACCACGTTATCGTCGGGATTCGAGCAGCAGAGCCACAGGCGGCGATGACGACATTCGCCAGCGAAATCATCGAGGAACTGTGA
- a CDS encoding M48 family metallopeptidase — MTDFGLQVRMLVVGAILFGFYVFAGTALSVLLGLPLVPVLLGGILVVPAIQYKLGKWLALRGAEDMPDNQRFGYVHQMVRRLCRDMNIEEPRLMVMDMGVPNAFAVGRKGAGVVVVSSELMQLLDDDELEGVIAHELAHIKNRDVITMVVGQSIGMLVGYVAYFAVLFGGERNIGSWIIATIASSLANALVMVFVLAISRYREYVADADARRAIGTGEPLARALEKISRGAEGRESTVEDSMNALCIFNADRGLFEKLFSTHPPTEKRIQRLRS, encoded by the coding sequence ATGACAGATTTCGGATTACAGGTGCGGATGCTTGTCGTCGGTGCGATTCTGTTCGGGTTCTACGTGTTCGCCGGAACAGCACTGTCGGTGCTGTTAGGCCTGCCGCTTGTCCCGGTGCTCCTCGGCGGCATCCTCGTCGTGCCGGCGATCCAGTACAAACTTGGAAAGTGGCTGGCGCTCCGTGGCGCGGAGGATATGCCGGATAACCAGCGGTTCGGCTACGTCCACCAGATGGTCCGGCGACTCTGCAGAGATATGAATATCGAGGAGCCGCGACTGATGGTGATGGACATGGGCGTCCCCAACGCCTTCGCGGTCGGACGGAAGGGTGCGGGTGTCGTCGTCGTGTCGAGCGAACTGATGCAACTCCTGGATGATGACGAACTGGAGGGCGTGATCGCACACGAACTGGCTCACATCAAGAACCGGGACGTCATCACGATGGTTGTCGGGCAGTCCATCGGGATGCTCGTCGGCTACGTCGCCTACTTCGCAGTGCTGTTCGGCGGCGAGCGAAACATCGGTTCCTGGATCATAGCGACGATCGCCTCCTCGCTCGCAAACGCGCTTGTCATGGTGTTCGTGCTGGCTATCTCACGGTATCGAGAGTATGTCGCCGACGCGGACGCTCGCCGCGCCATCGGTACCGGCGAGCCGCTGGCTCGTGCGCTCGAAAAAATTTCCCGCGGTGCCGAGGGTCGCGAGTCGACAGTGGAGGACAGCATGAACGCCCTCTGCATTTTCAACGCCGACAGGGGGCTATTCGAGAAGCTGTTTTCGACCCACCCGCCGACGGAGAAACGCATTCAGCGGCTCCGATCCTGA
- a CDS encoding cupin domain-containing protein translates to MTATDFGAVREYDDDRFSAVEVFRSERMKVVCGYFEPGQFIPVHAPASDVAVHVQSGTGVVRDGDTKRAVEPGDVVVVEADTDRGVKADEDGRLEALLVTAPPPTDAEHDPVRRGLKKGEFDP, encoded by the coding sequence ATGACGGCGACTGATTTCGGCGCCGTCCGAGAATACGATGATGACCGGTTCTCGGCCGTCGAAGTGTTCCGCAGCGAGCGAATGAAAGTCGTCTGTGGCTACTTCGAACCCGGGCAGTTCATTCCGGTACATGCACCTGCAAGCGACGTAGCGGTACACGTCCAGTCTGGGACCGGTGTCGTCCGTGACGGGGACACGAAGCGCGCGGTCGAACCGGGCGATGTGGTGGTCGTCGAGGCCGATACCGACCGCGGCGTCAAAGCGGATGAGGATGGTCGGCTGGAGGCATTACTGGTAACTGCACCGCCGCCGACCGATGCTGAACACGACCCGGTTCGGAGGGGGCTCAAAAAGGGCGAGTTCGACCCCTAA
- a CDS encoding DMT family transporter: protein MLRSAVTERPSIPARYRDSALFVLLAVLFGGSFVAIKTGLRELPPVLFAGLRFDLAAVTLLGYIVFTRPRSTWLPRTRGDFVGIGMAALFLIALNNGLLFLGQGATTPAAASVMYGLNPILAPVFAWWLLGDRLSWLGALGIGVALSGVILIVQPSPSTFTDASAIGQLLVLGAAAAVALGSVLLQRVGPQMDSTPLTAWAMAAGAVLLHVASLLVGEPPTAVIGIGPETIVSIVAVGIPSTAVAYAIYFGLISRIGPVRANLVAYVVPIFAALMGWVLLGSSVSLWTLVGFLVVVAGFALIERVTIRMELRRLYRRFNQPSSSQQTPPCDD from the coding sequence ATGCTGCGGTCCGCGGTCACTGAGCGGCCCTCAATCCCGGCTCGCTACCGCGACAGCGCGCTGTTTGTCCTGCTCGCCGTATTGTTTGGGGGCTCGTTTGTCGCAATCAAAACCGGGCTTCGTGAGCTGCCACCAGTGCTGTTTGCCGGCCTCCGGTTCGACTTGGCGGCGGTAACGCTGCTTGGCTACATCGTCTTTACCCGGCCCCGGTCAACGTGGCTACCGCGGACTCGTGGTGACTTCGTGGGCATTGGGATGGCGGCGCTGTTCCTGATCGCGCTCAACAACGGCCTGTTGTTCCTTGGTCAGGGTGCGACGACGCCCGCAGCGGCGTCCGTGATGTACGGTCTGAACCCGATTCTCGCCCCCGTGTTTGCTTGGTGGCTGCTGGGTGACCGGCTCTCGTGGCTCGGCGCGCTCGGGATCGGTGTCGCGCTGAGCGGCGTTATCCTCATCGTCCAGCCGTCGCCGTCGACGTTCACCGACGCGAGCGCTATCGGGCAACTGCTGGTCCTCGGCGCGGCCGCGGCCGTTGCACTCGGTAGTGTCCTCCTCCAGCGTGTCGGCCCGCAGATGGACAGTACCCCGCTGACTGCGTGGGCGATGGCCGCCGGCGCGGTGCTCCTCCACGTCGCAAGCCTACTGGTCGGGGAGCCGCCCACGGCCGTCATCGGCATCGGCCCGGAGACGATTGTGAGCATCGTGGCTGTGGGCATTCCCTCGACGGCGGTCGCCTACGCCATCTACTTCGGCCTCATCAGTCGTATCGGCCCGGTTCGTGCGAACTTGGTCGCCTATGTTGTGCCGATATTCGCCGCACTCATGGGCTGGGTCCTGCTCGGCTCGTCGGTATCACTGTGGACGCTTGTTGGTTTCCTCGTCGTCGTTGCAGGCTTCGCCCTCATCGAGCGTGTGACCATCCGCATGGAACTGCGCCGGCTCTATCGACGGTTCAACCAGCCATCGTCGTCCCAGCAGACGCCCCCGTGTGACGACTGA
- a CDS encoding ArsR family transcriptional regulator, protein MSNTADDGRADGSPPSTAEFTPERVLSVFQDRADQAKPLTATDVMDALGCSRKTAHNKLDVLVERGDLETRKVGARSRVWWIPFSQLVGSGAEPQQEREPPVEHSIADADLPGTGDVLDDRRAALRAAYDYLRENPDTDAGELITEVFQEHPAGYKTADEWWDAIGPALEDLPQVDLAADHEHVWHYVGG, encoded by the coding sequence ATGAGCAATACCGCGGACGATGGTCGGGCTGACGGGTCGCCACCGTCCACGGCAGAGTTCACACCGGAGCGAGTGCTCTCGGTGTTTCAAGATCGGGCGGACCAGGCGAAGCCGTTGACGGCAACCGATGTGATGGACGCACTCGGCTGTTCCCGGAAGACGGCACACAACAAGCTCGACGTACTCGTGGAACGAGGGGATCTGGAAACGCGGAAGGTCGGGGCACGGAGTCGGGTCTGGTGGATCCCGTTCTCCCAGCTTGTCGGCTCGGGCGCGGAACCACAACAGGAACGAGAGCCCCCAGTCGAGCACAGTATCGCCGACGCGGACCTTCCAGGGACAGGGGATGTACTCGACGACCGGCGTGCAGCGCTGCGGGCTGCGTACGACTATCTCCGCGAAAACCCCGACACCGATGCCGGGGAACTCATTACCGAAGTGTTTCAGGAGCATCCAGCGGGCTACAAGACCGCTGACGAGTGGTGGGACGCCATCGGGCCTGCACTGGAGGATCTCCCACAGGTTGATTTAGCTGCCGACCACGAACACGTCTGGCACTACGTCGGTGGGTGA
- a CDS encoding NAD(P)-binding oxidoreductase — protein MDPSDVETVFVAGASGGTGRAMLRLLSSRVPTVRALTSTPAKTDDLQAAGADEVVVDDLLNPTALTDALSDVDVVLSAVGSNITDVWSRDEYVDGKGTTNLLNAAVDAGVKAFVMESAIGVGDEPASPLAAAFDVAIQPIQRAKAAAEAAIREAPVRHTILRPGVLTNGPRTDTVSVAEPGAKLWGSVSRADVARLMIAAPVTPAAEDRTLEVVAKPSFPDRALHIDWQLPRSEQAGTVTVDTPDGGP, from the coding sequence ATGGACCCTTCTGACGTGGAGACTGTGTTTGTCGCCGGAGCCAGCGGCGGGACCGGGCGAGCGATGCTCCGACTACTCAGTTCGCGCGTGCCGACGGTCCGGGCACTGACCAGCACACCGGCAAAAACAGACGACCTGCAGGCGGCCGGCGCTGACGAGGTTGTCGTCGACGACTTGCTGAATCCGACTGCGCTGACCGATGCGTTGTCGGATGTCGATGTCGTCCTGAGCGCCGTCGGCTCGAACATCACGGACGTCTGGTCTCGGGACGAGTACGTCGACGGCAAGGGAACGACCAATCTACTCAATGCGGCTGTCGACGCCGGCGTCAAGGCATTCGTCATGGAATCCGCTATCGGGGTCGGCGACGAGCCGGCTAGTCCGCTCGCGGCGGCCTTCGATGTTGCCATCCAGCCGATACAGCGTGCCAAAGCAGCGGCCGAGGCCGCGATCCGTGAGGCGCCGGTTCGACACACGATTCTCCGTCCAGGCGTCCTCACGAACGGGCCACGAACTGACACCGTCTCCGTCGCCGAACCCGGAGCAAAGCTCTGGGGGAGTGTTTCGCGGGCCGACGTGGCCCGACTGATGATCGCCGCGCCTGTCACACCGGCGGCGGAAGACCGGACGCTCGAAGTCGTTGCGAAGCCGTCGTTCCCGGACCGCGCGCTACATATCGATTGGCAGCTTCCCCGAAGCGAGCAGGCGGGAACCGTGACGGTCGATACCCCAGACGGCGGCCCGTAG
- a CDS encoding class I SAM-dependent methyltransferase — translation MPLLRVKRVITESCPDRLYPLIAGLYQTAFPPDTSEGAAAATILDRKEVVPESLPAAALEHVQVLPHRTDLLEHLPTSGTVAEFGTGDGSFAASINRITRPETLSLVDRWESDEDREAVKRRFSGQGDTVRLRDAEPITVLRETNTGSLDWVYINSSHKYEATLAELRESQRAVADDGYIAGDDYKIVNGVIPAVHQFCSETDWRLAYLTLETHGRRSYALHKP, via the coding sequence ATGCCACTATTGCGGGTGAAACGTGTCATCACCGAGTCCTGTCCGGACCGACTGTACCCGCTAATTGCCGGACTCTATCAGACCGCGTTCCCACCCGACACGTCCGAGGGAGCGGCAGCGGCGACCATTCTGGATCGGAAGGAAGTTGTGCCAGAGTCGCTCCCGGCGGCAGCACTTGAACACGTGCAAGTCCTTCCCCATCGGACAGATCTGCTTGAACACCTGCCGACCAGCGGGACTGTTGCCGAGTTCGGCACTGGAGACGGGTCGTTCGCCGCGTCAATCAACAGGATCACGCGGCCGGAAACGCTCTCTCTGGTCGACCGGTGGGAAAGCGACGAAGACCGAGAGGCTGTCAAGCGACGCTTCAGCGGGCAAGGAGACACTGTCCGTCTGCGGGACGCTGAGCCGATTACCGTACTCCGTGAGACCAATACCGGCTCGCTCGACTGGGTGTATATCAACAGTTCCCACAAGTATGAGGCCACGCTGGCCGAACTCAGAGAGAGCCAGCGGGCAGTCGCAGACGACGGCTACATCGCAGGCGACGACTACAAAATCGTGAACGGCGTCATCCCCGCCGTCCACCAGTTCTGTTCGGAGACCGACTGGCGGCTGGCGTATCTCACGCTCGAAACCCATGGGCGGCGGAGTTACGCGCTCCACAAGCCGTAA